One Candidatus Binatia bacterium DNA window includes the following coding sequences:
- the rhlB gene encoding ATP-dependent RNA helicase RhlB, which translates to MALSFRSLPLPPAVRRGLADAGFRTCTPVQERVLPLSLAGKDVAAQAQTGTGKTAAFLLTLFSRLSAEPGISGPRALVVAPTRELALQILEDGRLLGRYTGLRMTAVYGGMGYRKQREELLAGTDVLVGTPGRLIDFFRQGVYRLDSVEIAVVDEADRLFDLGFLRDLRFLLRRLPPFERRQSLLFSATLSYRVLELAYEYMNDPVRIVIDAERITAEGIEHTVFHVGREEKLALLLGLLRREKPRRALIFVNEKRTAERLERSLRQGGFAARAMTGRVDQRTRLRLLEDFKSGALRLLVATDVASRGLHVDGVTHVFNYDLPEDPENYVHRVGRTGRAGARGKALSLACDRYVWALESIEKVTGFKIPVAEADESLFRLGRSGRARTPSRRAGR; encoded by the coding sequence GTGGCCCTCTCCTTTCGTTCCTTGCCTCTGCCGCCCGCGGTTCGCCGGGGGCTCGCCGACGCGGGCTTTCGTACCTGCACCCCGGTGCAGGAGAGAGTCCTGCCGCTTTCTCTCGCCGGGAAGGACGTGGCCGCGCAGGCGCAAACCGGGACCGGCAAAACGGCAGCTTTTCTCCTGACGCTCTTCTCCCGCCTTTCGGCCGAGCCCGGGATCTCCGGGCCGAGGGCGCTCGTCGTCGCCCCGACCAGGGAGCTCGCCTTGCAGATCCTCGAGGACGGTCGCCTGCTCGGCCGATACACCGGCCTCAGGATGACGGCGGTCTACGGGGGCATGGGTTATCGGAAACAGCGCGAGGAGTTGCTCGCGGGCACGGACGTTCTCGTCGGGACGCCAGGGCGCCTGATCGACTTTTTTCGTCAGGGCGTCTATCGCCTCGACTCGGTCGAGATTGCGGTCGTCGACGAGGCGGACCGGCTCTTCGACCTGGGCTTTCTCCGCGACCTCCGCTTCTTGCTGCGGAGGCTCCCCCCCTTCGAGCGGCGGCAGTCGCTCCTTTTTTCGGCGACTCTCTCCTATCGCGTGCTGGAACTCGCCTACGAGTACATGAACGATCCCGTGCGCATCGTGATCGACGCCGAGCGGATCACCGCGGAGGGAATCGAGCACACGGTGTTCCACGTGGGTCGCGAGGAGAAGCTCGCGCTTCTGCTCGGTCTCCTCCGCCGGGAGAAGCCGCGCCGCGCCCTGATCTTCGTCAACGAGAAAAGGACGGCGGAGCGTCTCGAGCGGTCGCTCCGCCAGGGAGGGTTCGCCGCCCGGGCCATGACGGGAAGGGTGGACCAGCGGACGCGCCTGCGGCTTCTCGAGGATTTCAAGTCGGGCGCGCTCCGGCTGCTCGTGGCGACGGACGTCGCGTCGCGGGGTCTCCACGTGGACGGGGTGACGCACGTCTTCAACTACGACTTGCCCGAAGATCCCGAGAACTACGTGCATCGCGTGGGCCGTACCGGAAGGGCGGGGGCCAGAGGCAAGGCCCTGAGTCTCGCGTGCGACCGCTACGTGTGGGCCCTCGAGTCGATCGAGAAAGTCACGGGATTCAAGATCCCCGTAGCCGAAGCCGACGAATCCCTTTTTCGCCTCGGCCGAAGCGGCCGAGCGCGAACTCCGTCCCGGCGTGCGGGGCGTTGA
- the dsbD gene encoding thiol:disulfide interchange protein DsbD gives MLRKTVLCLALAAAMVLPVPGVSSAREKVQLSLEFGSSEIVRGTPVGLDVVAVIEPGWHIQAHRPSEPFLVPTELRVEVPEGVTVEEIQYPKPDPVPFRFASGKELLVYQGKIGMATALHVPADFGAESVRVEAVLRYQACNDDTCLPPALVRTSATLPVVGEPTAATGRVEPSRVFHVGEWVRRYGLLWTLGAVFLLGLGLNLTPCVYPLISVTLAYFGTQARGETRKVLVLACLYFAGIVSSFSVLGVAAALSGGFFGAALRNPAVLVGVAALLVVLAFGSFGFYEIRLPAALAGKAGRALPGLLGAFVMGLTMGVVAAPCVGPVVVGLLVFVGAQGNPWLGWLLFATLASGLGVPYVGLALAADRIRRLPKSGAWQRWVEHFFGFVLLGLALYFAEPVLPARAARFLWPAWFVATGLFLGFLDPVGPRMRWARAALALVFFGAAAWMLRPAPAAEGVEWEAFSEEAFLEARERGMPVVLDFAADWCLPCKEMEKTTFADPEVREEAKHFRMMKVDLTREDERSEEVTKRFGVQGVPTTIFFDEAGREVDRLVGYFSRDEMLSAMRRARDGTRPGR, from the coding sequence ATGCTGCGAAAGACCGTCCTTTGCCTCGCACTCGCGGCGGCCATGGTTCTCCCGGTGCCGGGTGTGTCTTCCGCCCGGGAAAAAGTGCAGCTCTCGCTCGAGTTCGGGAGTTCCGAAATCGTCCGGGGCACCCCCGTCGGTCTCGATGTGGTGGCGGTGATCGAACCGGGCTGGCACATCCAGGCTCACCGGCCCTCCGAGCCCTTCCTCGTTCCGACCGAGCTGCGCGTCGAGGTGCCCGAGGGAGTCACCGTCGAGGAAATCCAGTACCCCAAGCCGGATCCCGTTCCTTTTCGTTTCGCATCCGGAAAGGAACTTCTCGTCTACCAGGGGAAAATCGGGATGGCGACCGCACTCCACGTGCCCGCGGACTTCGGTGCGGAAAGCGTGCGCGTCGAAGCCGTCCTTCGGTACCAGGCGTGCAACGACGACACCTGTTTGCCGCCGGCCCTGGTCAGGACGTCGGCGACGCTCCCGGTCGTCGGGGAGCCCACCGCGGCCACCGGCCGGGTCGAGCCGTCGCGGGTGTTCCACGTGGGGGAGTGGGTGCGCCGGTACGGGCTTCTCTGGACCCTCGGAGCGGTTTTTCTCCTGGGTTTGGGCCTGAACCTGACGCCTTGCGTCTACCCGTTGATTTCCGTGACGCTCGCGTACTTCGGCACGCAAGCGAGGGGAGAGACGAGGAAAGTCCTGGTCCTGGCCTGCCTTTACTTCGCGGGGATCGTATCGAGCTTTTCGGTGCTCGGCGTCGCTGCAGCGCTCTCGGGCGGCTTTTTCGGCGCGGCCCTCCGGAACCCCGCCGTGCTCGTGGGAGTGGCCGCCCTGCTGGTCGTTCTGGCTTTCGGCTCGTTCGGTTTCTACGAAATCCGGCTCCCGGCCGCGCTGGCTGGAAAAGCCGGTCGCGCTCTTCCGGGTCTCCTGGGCGCGTTCGTGATGGGACTCACGATGGGCGTCGTCGCCGCGCCGTGCGTGGGGCCGGTGGTGGTGGGGCTCCTCGTTTTCGTCGGCGCGCAAGGGAACCCGTGGCTCGGATGGCTTCTCTTCGCGACGTTGGCGTCCGGCCTGGGCGTTCCGTACGTCGGCCTGGCGCTCGCCGCCGACCGGATTCGTAGGTTGCCGAAGTCGGGGGCTTGGCAGCGGTGGGTGGAACACTTTTTCGGCTTCGTGCTGCTCGGGCTCGCGCTGTACTTCGCGGAACCCGTGCTACCGGCGCGTGCGGCGAGGTTTCTCTGGCCCGCTTGGTTCGTCGCGACGGGTCTCTTCCTCGGTTTTCTCGACCCCGTCGGACCCCGCATGCGTTGGGCCCGGGCGGCTCTGGCGCTCGTGTTCTTCGGCGCCGCCGCCTGGATGCTGCGGCCTGCTCCCGCCGCGGAAGGGGTGGAGTGGGAGGCCTTTTCGGAAGAAGCTTTCCTCGAGGCCCGGGAGCGCGGGATGCCGGTGGTCCTGGATTTCGCGGCGGACTGGTGCTTGCCTTGCAAGGAAATGGAAAAAACGACGTTCGCGGACCCCGAGGTCCGGGAAGAGGCGAAGCACTTCCGGATGATGAAGGTCGACCTCACGCGGGAAGACGAGCGGAGCGAAGAGGTGACCAAGCGCTTCGGGGTCCAGGGCGTACCGACGACGATCTTCTTCGACGAAGCCGGACGCGAGGTCGATCGGCTCGTCGGCTATTTCTCGCGCGACGAGATGCTCTCGGCCATGCGACGGGCCAGGGACGGAACCCGTCCCGGACGGTGA
- the ribA gene encoding riboflavin biosynthesis protein RibBA: MFTSFPSARRPKSLASVEECIADIRAGKMVILMDDRNRENEGDLCIAAEKVTPEAINFMAKYGRGLVCLALTEERIRELGLPMMVQENRAPLGTAFTVSIDARWGIKSGVSAADRAHTIRVAIRKDTKPEDLVVPGHVFPLCARKGGVLVRTGQTEGSVDLARLAGLHPSAVICEIMKEDGTMARLPDLERFAARHGLRICTVADLVEYRLRHDSLVHRVAEARLVSRYGGEFRVFVYHTDVDDGEHLVLVKGEIRPDEPTLVRAHAEFLPGDVFGLTFRNTGALLHRAMEKIASEGKGVVLYLRRRGRGAELEALRQGGPRAAEHARRPSTDLQTQRMDFREYGIGAQILRDVGVGKIRLLTNYPRRLVSLPGYGLEIVECVPLTLPVRSVGGRVRRVAVAGRHSGRSR; this comes from the coding sequence ATGTTCACGAGTTTTCCCTCGGCCCGCAGGCCGAAGTCCCTGGCTTCGGTCGAAGAGTGCATCGCGGACATTCGCGCGGGGAAGATGGTCATCCTGATGGACGACCGGAACCGCGAAAACGAGGGGGATTTGTGTATCGCGGCCGAGAAAGTGACGCCGGAAGCGATCAACTTCATGGCCAAGTACGGCCGCGGCCTCGTTTGTCTGGCGCTTACCGAGGAGCGAATTCGGGAGCTCGGTCTTCCGATGATGGTACAGGAAAACCGGGCTCCTCTGGGCACCGCCTTCACCGTGTCCATCGACGCGCGCTGGGGGATCAAAAGCGGGGTCTCGGCGGCGGACCGCGCCCACACGATCCGCGTCGCCATCCGCAAGGACACGAAGCCCGAGGATCTCGTGGTGCCGGGTCACGTGTTCCCGCTCTGCGCGCGAAAGGGGGGCGTGCTCGTGCGCACGGGGCAGACCGAGGGAAGCGTGGATCTCGCGAGACTCGCCGGCCTCCATCCGTCGGCGGTCATCTGCGAAATCATGAAGGAAGACGGGACGATGGCCCGGCTTCCGGACCTGGAACGTTTCGCGGCGCGACACGGTCTTCGTATCTGCACGGTGGCCGATCTCGTGGAGTATCGGCTGCGCCACGATTCCCTCGTGCATCGGGTCGCGGAAGCGCGGCTGGTGAGTCGGTACGGCGGGGAATTTCGGGTCTTCGTCTACCACACCGACGTCGACGACGGCGAACACCTGGTCCTCGTCAAGGGGGAAATCCGACCCGACGAGCCCACCCTCGTTCGAGCGCACGCGGAATTTCTCCCCGGAGACGTCTTCGGCCTGACGTTCCGGAACACGGGAGCCTTGCTCCACAGGGCGATGGAAAAGATCGCGAGCGAGGGAAAGGGCGTGGTGCTGTACCTGCGGCGGCGGGGGCGGGGCGCGGAGCTCGAGGCGCTGCGACAGGGCGGACCGAGAGCCGCCGAACACGCCCGGCGGCCCAGCACGGACCTTCAGACCCAGCGAATGGACTTCCGCGAGTACGGAATCGGCGCGCAGATTCTGCGCGACGTGGGCGTGGGAAAGATTCGCCTCCTGACGAACTACCCGAGGCGGCTCGTGAGCCTACCCGGTTACGGCCTCGAGATCGTGGAGTGCGTTCCCCTGACCCTTCCGGTCCGTAGCGTGGGAGGGCGTGTCCGACGGGTCGCGGTAGCGGGACGGCACTCGGGACGCTCGCGCTGA
- the glmU gene encoding bifunctional protein GlmU: MSPSRPIAALLLAAGKSTRMRSARPKAVHSLCGRPLLAYPLSALRGLGIDRAIVVVGWHAEQVVEVAEAWSELPVGFAVQEEPRGTGHAALCGIRALEGFEGEVLVLNGDLPLLSGSTLRRLLERHLAEEAVLTVLTAELDDPSGYGRIVRDGGAVLRVVEEKDATEAQRRIREVNVGVYCARCEFLRTALVDLRPDNVQGELYLTDLVGAAAERGLRVVAVPAAPEEVAQVNTREELAKMEEHLRERIVRSWMDRGVTFLDPRTAYVEADVTIGPDTTVGPNVQLRGKTTVGARCRIDGTAYLENASVGDDVRLRFGVVVVDSEIGASCEVGPFAHVRAGSVLEEGAIVGNFVETKKTRLGRRSKARHLAYLGDSEIGEDTNVGAGTITCNYDGFRKHRTRIGSRVMIGSDSQLVAPVSVGDDAYVATGTTVRHDVPPGALVYNPKTEKHRQGWVEARRRREKSEDEDS; encoded by the coding sequence ATGTCGCCGTCCCGACCGATTGCCGCCCTGCTGCTCGCGGCGGGGAAGAGTACGAGGATGCGGTCGGCCCGCCCCAAGGCAGTCCACTCTCTCTGCGGGCGGCCGCTTCTCGCCTACCCCCTCTCCGCCCTTCGGGGACTCGGGATCGACCGGGCGATCGTCGTGGTAGGGTGGCACGCCGAGCAGGTCGTCGAGGTCGCCGAGGCATGGTCGGAGCTCCCCGTGGGATTCGCCGTCCAGGAGGAGCCGAGGGGCACGGGACACGCCGCGCTCTGCGGGATCCGTGCTCTCGAGGGATTCGAGGGCGAGGTTCTCGTCCTCAACGGCGACCTCCCCCTCCTTTCCGGCTCCACGTTGCGGCGTCTTCTGGAGCGGCACTTGGCGGAGGAAGCCGTTCTCACGGTTTTGACGGCCGAGCTCGACGATCCCTCGGGTTACGGTCGGATCGTACGGGACGGAGGGGCGGTGCTGAGGGTGGTGGAGGAGAAGGACGCGACCGAGGCCCAGCGCCGGATCCGGGAAGTCAACGTGGGCGTGTACTGTGCCCGCTGCGAGTTCTTGCGTACGGCGCTCGTCGACCTTCGCCCCGACAACGTCCAGGGGGAACTCTATCTCACGGACCTGGTCGGCGCCGCCGCGGAACGCGGCTTGCGTGTCGTCGCAGTGCCGGCGGCTCCGGAGGAGGTGGCGCAGGTGAACACACGAGAGGAGTTGGCGAAAATGGAAGAACACCTTCGCGAGCGGATCGTTCGCTCTTGGATGGATCGCGGAGTCACGTTCCTCGACCCCCGCACGGCCTACGTGGAGGCCGACGTGACGATCGGTCCCGATACGACGGTCGGGCCCAACGTACAGCTTCGCGGCAAGACGACCGTGGGCGCCCGTTGTCGCATCGACGGCACCGCCTATCTCGAGAACGCGTCGGTCGGAGACGACGTCCGTCTCCGATTCGGGGTCGTGGTCGTCGACTCGGAAATCGGAGCTTCGTGCGAGGTCGGGCCTTTCGCCCACGTGCGTGCAGGCTCCGTCCTGGAAGAGGGAGCCATCGTGGGCAACTTCGTAGAAACGAAGAAGACTCGCTTGGGCCGTCGTTCCAAGGCGAGACACCTCGCGTACCTCGGTGATTCCGAAATCGGGGAGGACACGAACGTCGGGGCCGGAACGATCACCTGTAACTACGACGGATTCCGCAAGCACCGCACCAGGATCGGAAGCCGGGTCATGATCGGGAGCGATTCCCAGCTCGTCGCCCCGGTTTCCGTGGGGGACGACGCCTACGTCGCGACCGGGACCACCGTGCGGCACGACGTCCCCCCCGGCGCTCTGGTCTACAACCCCAAGACGGAAAAACACCGTCAAGGCTGGGTGGAGGCCAGAAGACGGCGCGAGAAGAGCGAGGACGAAGACTCCTGA
- a CDS encoding deoxyhypusine synthase, whose protein sequence is METRRPLSKAPKIDPRPITPATSLTELVDGTFLAYNAARLREACQLFVREILAEDVTVGMSITGALTPAGLGISAFIPLIENGFVDWIVSTGANLYHDTHFGIGLTMHQGRHDVDDVALRRENVVRIYDIFFDYDVLLQTDAFYRKMMEAREFQGTMGTAEFHYRAGAYVREREKILGIGRKSLLATAYDYGVPIYTSSPGDSSIGLNAAALALVGNKLAFDVSRDVNETAAIVLQAKRSGGRSAVIVFGGGSPKNFILQTEPQIQEVLGIEEKGHDFYIQFTDARPDTGGLSGATPGEAVSWGKIDPEALPRTIVCYVDATIALPIFTAYALANHPPRRPKRLYDRRQEFVEALEAEYRNVLGKRT, encoded by the coding sequence ATGGAGACGCGTCGTCCGCTTTCGAAAGCGCCCAAGATCGACCCCCGGCCGATCACGCCTGCGACCTCGCTCACGGAGCTCGTGGACGGTACGTTTCTCGCGTACAACGCCGCGCGACTCCGCGAGGCCTGCCAGCTCTTCGTACGGGAGATCCTCGCCGAAGACGTGACGGTGGGGATGAGTATCACCGGTGCGCTCACGCCGGCGGGTCTCGGGATTTCGGCGTTCATCCCCCTGATCGAGAACGGGTTCGTGGACTGGATCGTCAGCACGGGAGCCAACCTGTACCACGATACGCACTTCGGGATCGGGCTCACCATGCACCAGGGACGGCACGACGTCGACGACGTGGCTCTACGCCGGGAGAACGTGGTCCGGATCTACGACATCTTTTTCGACTACGACGTGCTCCTGCAGACCGACGCCTTTTACCGAAAGATGATGGAGGCCAGGGAATTCCAGGGAACCATGGGGACCGCCGAGTTCCACTATCGAGCCGGTGCTTACGTGCGCGAGCGCGAGAAGATCCTGGGAATCGGCCGGAAGTCCCTCCTGGCGACCGCCTACGACTACGGGGTCCCCATCTACACCTCTTCGCCGGGCGACAGCTCGATCGGGCTCAACGCCGCCGCCTTGGCGCTCGTGGGCAACAAGCTCGCCTTCGACGTTTCGCGGGACGTGAACGAAACGGCTGCCATCGTTCTGCAGGCCAAGCGAAGCGGCGGGCGAAGCGCCGTGATCGTGTTCGGCGGGGGATCGCCGAAAAACTTCATCCTCCAGACCGAACCGCAGATCCAGGAGGTTCTGGGCATCGAGGAGAAAGGCCACGATTTCTACATCCAGTTCACGGACGCGAGGCCGGACACCGGTGGTCTCTCGGGCGCCACGCCCGGAGAGGCGGTGAGCTGGGGGAAGATCGACCCGGAGGCGTTACCACGGACGATCGTCTGCTACGTCGACGCTACCATTGCCCTGCCGATCTTCACCGCCTACGCTCTGGCCAACCACCCGCCCCGCCGTCCGAAGAGACTCTACGATCGCAGGCAGGAGTTCGTGGAAGCTCTCGAGGCCGAGTACCGGAACGTTCTAGGGAAGCGCACGTGA
- a CDS encoding TetR family transcriptional regulator: MRLAAKASSQYGPARELMGSESSGSSALSHRFRARRERTRSQLLDAAKKVLSQKGYHRTRVLDIARAARVAVGTVYLYYPTKEKLFLELVDDVVQKLRERIEDVQARVRDPVELVKARHRTFFRFAKEHRELFRIVFGTDPFHDVVRRAQQLFIADVAHNLEEGMRLGVFRAKNPELLAHAMVGLAVQSVHWWVEQEVPPPMEEVSEEILDFLLLGLQGVSPEEARKNPG; the protein is encoded by the coding sequence ATGCGGCTTGCGGCAAAGGCCTCTTCGCAGTATGGTCCCGCGCGCGAGCTTATGGGGTCCGAGTCGTCCGGTTCTTCCGCTCTGTCCCACCGCTTTCGCGCGCGCCGAGAGCGGACCCGCAGCCAACTGCTCGACGCGGCCAAGAAGGTTCTCTCCCAAAAAGGCTACCACCGGACGCGCGTCCTCGACATCGCTCGCGCCGCGCGTGTGGCCGTCGGTACCGTCTACCTCTACTACCCGACGAAAGAAAAGCTCTTTCTCGAGCTCGTCGACGACGTGGTCCAGAAGCTCAGGGAGCGAATCGAGGACGTGCAGGCCCGGGTCCGGGATCCCGTGGAACTGGTGAAGGCCCGGCACCGGACGTTCTTCCGCTTCGCCAAGGAACATCGAGAGCTTTTCCGGATCGTGTTCGGGACGGACCCGTTTCACGACGTCGTCCGTCGGGCACAACAGCTTTTCATCGCGGACGTCGCGCACAACCTCGAGGAAGGCATGCGCCTCGGCGTCTTTCGCGCCAAAAACCCCGAATTGCTCGCCCACGCCATGGTGGGCCTGGCGGTGCAATCCGTGCACTGGTGGGTGGAACAGGAAGTTCCACCCCCGATGGAAGAGGTCTCCGAGGAAATCCTGGACTTCCTGCTTCTCGGCCTCCAGGGCGTGTCCCCGGAGGAGGCCCGGAAGAACCCGGGATGA
- a CDS encoding 3-oxoadipate enol-lactonase has translation MPFETVEGRKIFYELTDFSEPWRPGRSPILFLHGLGGSHRLWLYQVPAFAGRFPVLTLDLRNHGESTAVHADFGIADMALDVARVLRRLGVERVHVVGLSLGGMVALELALDFPTTVASLVLADTAAGIPDEWAETARAALEFIERSSMEEVARERITAAFSRRVDPDLRDYVIGQVASNDKQAYLHAARAAFRFDARDRLGELAVPTLVLVGEEDTVTPPVLSEFLAGAIPGARLARLAGCGHITNLEDPGTFNRTLGEFLADAPR, from the coding sequence ATGCCATTCGAAACGGTCGAAGGCCGGAAGATCTTCTACGAACTCACCGACTTCTCGGAACCCTGGCGACCCGGGCGCTCGCCGATCCTTTTCCTGCACGGGCTGGGCGGCTCGCACCGTCTCTGGCTCTACCAGGTACCCGCGTTCGCCGGTCGGTTTCCGGTGCTCACGCTCGACCTGAGGAACCACGGTGAATCGACGGCCGTCCATGCCGATTTCGGGATCGCGGACATGGCACTCGACGTGGCCCGCGTCCTGCGGCGCCTCGGAGTCGAACGAGTTCACGTCGTGGGGCTCTCCCTCGGGGGCATGGTGGCGCTGGAGCTCGCCCTCGACTTCCCCACGACGGTGGCGAGCCTCGTGCTCGCGGACACGGCCGCCGGCATCCCCGACGAGTGGGCCGAGACCGCGCGCGCCGCCTTGGAGTTCATCGAACGCTCCTCGATGGAGGAGGTCGCCAGGGAACGAATCACGGCCGCGTTTTCTCGTCGCGTGGATCCCGACCTCCGGGACTACGTCATCGGGCAGGTCGCGAGCAACGACAAACAGGCGTACCTGCACGCCGCACGTGCCGCCTTCCGGTTCGACGCGAGAGACCGGCTCGGCGAGCTCGCCGTTCCGACCCTGGTCCTCGTGGGCGAGGAGGACACGGTGACGCCCCCCGTCCTTTCCGAGTTCCTGGCAGGGGCGATCCCGGGAGCCCGACTGGCCCGCCTGGCCGGATGCGGTCACATCACGAACCTCGAAGACCCCGGAACTTTCAACCGCACTCTCGGCGAATTCCTCGCCGACGCTCCGCGCTGA
- the rpe gene encoding ribulose-phosphate 3-epimerase: MSKVKVAASILAADFGRLAEEARAAERAGADWIHVDVMDGHFVPNITLGPQAVSALRGATELPLDVHLMIEEPERYVESFVSAGATSVSVHQEACRHLHRVLEKIRASGAVPAVAINPGTPVSFLESVLDEVGMVLVMSVDPGFGGQEFIASSLRKVERLRELREKSGLRFDIEVDGGVKVGNARALGRAGADVLVCGSEIFSSADYRSVVESLRSEWKRGRRELQKANSVVGKGALRRPRTTIGV; this comes from the coding sequence ATGTCGAAGGTGAAGGTCGCTGCGTCGATCCTGGCCGCGGATTTCGGTCGGCTCGCCGAGGAGGCACGGGCGGCCGAGCGTGCTGGCGCCGACTGGATCCACGTGGACGTGATGGACGGACACTTCGTTCCGAACATCACCCTGGGACCCCAGGCGGTGTCCGCACTCCGCGGAGCCACGGAGCTGCCCCTCGACGTGCACCTCATGATCGAGGAGCCCGAGCGCTACGTGGAGTCGTTCGTCTCCGCCGGAGCGACCTCCGTTTCGGTCCACCAGGAGGCCTGCCGTCATCTCCACAGGGTTCTCGAGAAAATCCGGGCGAGCGGCGCCGTCCCCGCGGTAGCCATCAACCCGGGAACCCCGGTTTCTTTCCTCGAGTCGGTCCTCGACGAGGTCGGCATGGTTCTCGTGATGAGCGTCGATCCCGGTTTCGGCGGCCAGGAATTCATCGCGTCGTCGCTGCGGAAGGTGGAACGACTCCGCGAACTGCGCGAGAAAAGCGGTTTGCGGTTCGACATCGAGGTGGACGGCGGCGTGAAGGTCGGGAACGCCCGTGCCCTCGGGCGTGCCGGGGCGGACGTCCTGGTCTGCGGCTCGGAGATCTTCTCGAGCGCCGACTACCGGAGCGTCGTCGAGTCGCTCCGCTCGGAATGGAAGCGGGGCCGTCGCGAGTTGCAAAAGGCGAACTCTGTGGTAGGAAAAGGTGCACTTCGACGGCCGCGCACGACGATCGGGGTGTAG
- the rsmB gene encoding ribosomal RNA small subunit methyltransferase B yields MRRPATSRLEGGQEDARAVALEVLLRVEREGARADRALGEVLSRLEMEPRDAALASKLVYGSLAWRRFFDHALAVWSGRSPALRDPTVRCLLHLGLYQLFFLDRVPDYAAVGETVEVAKRRGLRRATGFLNALLRRAAREGPRAVPLPDPEKEPVRYLGLAYSHPDWLVARWLSELGREETEALLRANNQEPPVTLRVNRLESSVAAEIESFTRLGIVATPTRWSPVGIRVEGYPVARLPGASQGRWSVQSEASQVVTLLVGAGPGERVLDACAGRGAKSTHLAEESEDRSTIVALDRDFRGFAVLRREAARLGLRGIRPLVGDASDPPFRSGTEFSRILVDAPCTGLGTLRRRPEIRWRRRPGDVRLCARRQRAILEGVAPRVARGGLLVYATCTPLREENEEVVEDFLRAHPEFCREEPLSERERARLPALEELLSAEGSLRTWPHRHGLDAFFAVRLRRKGPRGSLA; encoded by the coding sequence ATGAGGCGTCCGGCGACTTCGAGGCTCGAGGGCGGGCAGGAGGATGCCCGAGCCGTCGCCCTCGAGGTTCTCCTGAGGGTCGAAAGGGAAGGGGCGCGTGCCGATCGAGCACTCGGCGAGGTTCTCTCCCGGCTCGAGATGGAACCCCGGGACGCAGCTCTCGCGTCGAAACTCGTCTACGGCTCGCTGGCGTGGCGCCGCTTTTTCGATCACGCGCTCGCGGTCTGGTCGGGACGTTCTCCTGCGCTTCGCGATCCGACGGTTCGATGCTTGCTTCACCTGGGTCTCTACCAGCTTTTCTTCCTCGATCGGGTTCCGGATTACGCGGCCGTGGGGGAGACGGTGGAAGTCGCGAAGCGGCGCGGGCTGCGACGTGCCACCGGCTTTTTGAACGCTCTCTTGCGCCGCGCCGCCCGCGAAGGCCCCCGAGCCGTCCCGTTGCCGGATCCCGAGAAGGAGCCCGTGCGATATCTCGGGCTCGCGTACTCCCACCCGGACTGGCTCGTGGCACGTTGGCTTTCGGAGCTCGGACGGGAGGAGACGGAAGCTTTGCTCCGTGCCAACAACCAGGAGCCTCCGGTGACCCTGCGGGTCAACCGTCTCGAGAGTTCGGTTGCCGCGGAAATCGAATCGTTCACGAGGCTCGGGATCGTCGCCACACCCACCCGATGGTCGCCCGTCGGGATCCGTGTCGAGGGTTACCCCGTTGCGAGGCTTCCGGGGGCTTCGCAGGGGCGTTGGTCCGTCCAGAGCGAAGCTTCCCAGGTCGTGACGCTTCTCGTCGGAGCCGGTCCCGGAGAAAGGGTGCTCGATGCCTGTGCCGGGCGCGGCGCGAAGAGTACCCACCTGGCCGAGGAATCCGAGGACCGGTCCACGATCGTGGCTCTCGACCGGGATTTTCGGGGGTTCGCCGTTCTCCGGCGCGAGGCCGCCAGACTCGGACTTCGGGGGATCCGACCCCTCGTGGGCGACGCCTCCGATCCCCCGTTCCGGTCCGGGACGGAGTTTTCGCGAATTCTCGTCGATGCCCCGTGTACGGGCCTCGGGACCCTCCGTCGGCGTCCGGAGATTCGCTGGCGCAGAAGGCCGGGGGACGTTCGCCTCTGCGCGCGGCGCCAGAGGGCGATCCTCGAAGGGGTCGCTCCTCGTGTTGCTCGCGGTGGTCTTCTCGTGTACGCCACCTGCACTCCGTTGCGGGAGGAAAACGAGGAGGTGGTGGAGGATTTCCTGCGTGCGCATCCGGAGTTTTGCCGCGAGGAACCGCTTTCCGAACGCGAGCGAGCACGGCTTCCGGCCCTCGAGGAGCTTCTTTCGGCCGAAGGGAGCCTTCGGACCTGGCCCCACCGCCACGGCCTCGACGCCTTTTTCGCCGTCCGGTTGAGACGCAAAGGGCCGAGGGGTAGCTTGGCTTGA